One Sediminicola sp. YIK13 DNA segment encodes these proteins:
- a CDS encoding P-II family nitrogen regulator, with amino-acid sequence MKKVEAIIRKSKFDEVKKALHQIEVNFFSYWDVTGVGNEKQGHVYRGISYSTSDIQRRYLVIVVSDDFLDRTVSTILETASTGNVGDGKIFISDVIDAYRIRTKENGHSGIN; translated from the coding sequence ATGAAAAAAGTAGAGGCAATTATTAGAAAGTCAAAATTTGACGAAGTAAAAAAAGCACTTCATCAAATTGAGGTGAACTTCTTCAGCTACTGGGATGTAACTGGAGTTGGTAATGAAAAACAGGGCCATGTTTATCGCGGAATTTCCTACAGTACATCAGATATCCAAAGAAGATACCTTGTTATTGTAGTTTCAGATGATTTCTTGGACAGAACCGTTAGCACCATTTTAGAGACAGCCAGTACCGGAAATGTAGGCGATGGAAAAATATTTATTTCCGATGTCATCGATGCTTATCGCATTAGGACAAAAGAAAATGGACATTCAGGTATCAACTAA